The Streptomyces sp. NBC_00659 genomic interval GCCGGTGTCCATCAGGGTCGTTCCCTTGGTGCCACCGGAACTCTCGTACAACTCCACCTGGTCCCGGACCCACTGCGTGGGGCTGGGCTCGTACTCGCCCTCAAGTGGCATGACTTCCGTCCCATCGTCGCGTCGGACTGGTCGTGTCTCGGCACGATTCAACACCAGCACGGACGCGAATCTTCCGCACCGCGGCCCGCGTGGCTCCCCGTGCCGGGCCGATCCCCCGGTGGGGTGTACCGGGCGCACACTGGCCGGTTCGCACAGCGGCCGGACCGCACACCGGCCGGAGCCCGGGCCCTCATGACGGGGCCACCAGCACACGTACGGCCAGCAGCATGATCACGCAGCTCGACGCGAGCCCCGTCACCAGCCGTCCCCGGTGGCCCGTCAGCGTCCGGCCGAGCAGGGCGCCGCCCCCGGCGATCAGGAGCTGCCAGCTCGCGGACGCGGCGAACGCGGCGAGTACGAACACTCCCTGCTCCAGCGGACTCACCGCCTCGGCCGTGCGGTTGGCGAGCACCAGCGCGGCGAAGTAGACGACCGTGGTGGGGTTCAGCAGGGTGATCCCCAGCAGGGACAGGTAGGCGCGGACGGGGTGCGGGGGGTCCTGCCCGGTCCGCTCGGCGAGCCGGCGCTCGCGGTAGCGGCGGACTGCGCCGACCGCGCCGTGGACCGCCAGCGCGGCGAGCACCAGCGCGGAGGCCCGGCCGAGCGGGAGCATCACCGGCTGGAGTCCGGCGGCGAGCGCCGTACCCCCGAGCGCGGCGACGAGGGCGTAGAGCCCGTCGGCCGTCGCGACGCCCAGCGCGGCCGAGGCGCCGATCCGCAGGGAGGTGCGAGCGGTGAGGGAGACGAGGTAGGTCGCGACCGCTCCGACGGGCATGGCGATGCCGTAGCCCGCGAGAAGCCCCGCGACGAGAGCGGCGGTCACGACCGGGGAAGCTCGGGCCCCCGCGGTCGGCCGGGCTGCTGCTGGACCCGCACCGGACGGACGGTGGCGGAGGTCGGCGGCAGGAAGGCTTCGTTCATGGACATGGGCAGATGTTCGGGCCGCCGGACGCGACCGCGCAAGCGGTTTTCGGAAGGGTTCCGGAGGGGTGTCCTGAGCCGAGGTCTCCGCCGACGACGCGCCCCGGCGGAGCGGAAGGCCCCTCTCCGGCGGGGGAAAGTCCCCGCGACGCTCCCCTCTCCACCGGCGGGCCGGGATCTTCACTAGGGTGCGAACGTGAGCGAACCCAGCGAGAAACCCTTCCTCTACGTGGTCGTCTGCGCGGCGGGCGTCGCCGAGGGCGTCGGTACGCTGATCACGGCGGCGCGGGAGCGGGGCTGGGAGGTCGGTGTCATCGCCACGCCCCAGGGCCTCGGCTTCATCGACGCGGCGGCCGTCGAGGAACGGACCGGCCGTCCGATCCGCTCCGCCTGGCGGGCCCCGGGCGACCCGCGCCCCTTCCCCGCCCCGGATGCGGTGGCCCTCGCCCCGGCCACCTTCAACACCGTCAACAAGTGGGCGGCCGGCATTTCCGACACCCTCGCCCTCGGAACCCTGTGCGAGGCCTACGGACTCGGCGTCCCGATCGCCGTACTGCCCTGCGTGAACGAGGCGTTGGCGGCACACCCCGCCTACCGGGCCAGCGTCGAGCGACTGCGCGGAATGGGTGTCCGCTTCGGCGACCCGTACGCCGGCGACGGCCAACAGGACGGCGGGCAAGGGGATTTCCCCTGGGAACGAGTGCTGGACCTGCTGACGCCCGGGGCATGAGCCCGCTCCGGGCCCGCTCCGGTTCCGAGTCGTGGCCGACGGAAACCGGCGCGTCCGCCGGGCCGCCCCGTCAGGCGTTGCCCTCGCAGTCGGCGGTGATCCGAAGTTCGTGCATGGGCTCGCCC includes:
- a CDS encoding flavoprotein translates to MSEPSEKPFLYVVVCAAGVAEGVGTLITAARERGWEVGVIATPQGLGFIDAAAVEERTGRPIRSAWRAPGDPRPFPAPDAVALAPATFNTVNKWAAGISDTLALGTLCEAYGLGVPIAVLPCVNEALAAHPAYRASVERLRGMGVRFGDPYAGDGQQDGGQGDFPWERVLDLLTPGA
- a CDS encoding LysE family transporter, translated to MTAALVAGLLAGYGIAMPVGAVATYLVSLTARTSLRIGASAALGVATADGLYALVAALGGTALAAGLQPVMLPLGRASALVLAALAVHGAVGAVRRYRERRLAERTGQDPPHPVRAYLSLLGITLLNPTTVVYFAALVLANRTAEAVSPLEQGVFVLAAFAASASWQLLIAGGGALLGRTLTGHRGRLVTGLASSCVIMLLAVRVLVAPS